A window of the Amycolatopsis solani genome harbors these coding sequences:
- a CDS encoding acyl-CoA synthetase yields MSLVELATQVADKVAETARSVDVMRRAGLVPFPRLDEGVRSLVAIRKFGPFAGANHISARRDPTAVGIVDELGPLTYKQLDDQSNALARAWSERGIEPGQVVAALCRDHRGLVLTMAAAGKLGVRLLLMNTGFAKPQLADVAEREGVTALVYDQEFTGLLDAMPDGVDRYLAWVDPDSDLSGRDVPVLSEIIASTDDRPWPAPAKPGGFVLLTSGTTGTPKGAPRPHTSALASAQFLDRIPLRSNEATYMGAPLFHGTGLSQFILSFALGSTVVMRRKFSPEEALKGVAEHKCTALVLVPTMLQRIVDLPKETRAKYDTSALRIIFVAGSALSPDLGNRANEAFGPVVHNLYGSTEVAVATVATPEDWRKAPGTVGRAPVGCKVALYDQNGRRITEPNVTGRVFVGSGLSFGGYTDGRHKEIIDGLLSSGDVGHFDADGLLFIDGRDDEMIVSGGENVFPIEVENLLVEREDVLEAAVIGVADPEFGQRLKAFVVLADGASLDADELRDYVKANLARYKVPRDVEFLDELPRNATGKVLRTKLS; encoded by the coding sequence ATGAGCCTGGTCGAGCTCGCCACGCAGGTGGCGGACAAGGTGGCCGAGACGGCCCGCAGCGTCGACGTGATGCGCCGCGCGGGGCTCGTTCCCTTCCCCCGGCTCGACGAGGGGGTTCGCTCGCTGGTGGCGATCCGCAAGTTCGGGCCGTTCGCCGGCGCCAACCACATCTCCGCGCGCCGCGACCCGACCGCCGTCGGCATCGTCGACGAGCTCGGGCCGCTCACCTACAAGCAGCTCGACGACCAGTCGAACGCGCTGGCCAGGGCGTGGTCGGAGCGCGGCATCGAGCCGGGCCAGGTCGTCGCCGCGCTCTGCCGCGACCACCGGGGCCTGGTCCTCACGATGGCGGCGGCGGGCAAGCTCGGCGTCCGCCTGCTGCTGATGAACACCGGGTTCGCCAAGCCGCAGCTGGCCGACGTCGCCGAGCGCGAGGGCGTCACCGCGCTCGTGTACGACCAGGAGTTCACCGGCCTGCTCGACGCGATGCCCGATGGCGTCGACCGGTACCTCGCCTGGGTCGACCCGGACAGCGACCTGTCCGGCCGCGACGTGCCGGTGCTCAGCGAGATCATCGCCAGCACCGACGACCGGCCCTGGCCCGCGCCGGCCAAGCCGGGCGGGTTCGTGCTGCTGACCAGCGGCACCACCGGCACGCCGAAGGGCGCGCCGCGGCCGCACACCTCGGCGCTGGCGTCGGCGCAGTTCCTCGACCGGATCCCGCTGCGGTCGAACGAAGCCACGTACATGGGCGCGCCGCTGTTCCACGGCACCGGGCTTTCGCAGTTCATCCTGTCCTTCGCGCTCGGCTCGACGGTCGTGATGCGCCGCAAGTTCAGCCCGGAAGAGGCGCTGAAGGGCGTCGCCGAGCACAAGTGCACCGCGCTCGTGCTGGTGCCGACGATGCTGCAGCGCATCGTCGACCTGCCGAAGGAGACCCGCGCGAAGTACGACACGTCGGCGTTGCGGATCATCTTCGTCGCCGGCTCGGCGCTGTCACCGGACCTGGGCAACCGCGCGAACGAGGCGTTCGGGCCCGTGGTGCACAACCTGTACGGCTCGACCGAGGTCGCGGTGGCGACGGTGGCGACGCCGGAGGACTGGCGGAAGGCCCCGGGCACGGTCGGCCGCGCGCCGGTCGGCTGCAAAGTGGCGCTATACGACCAGAACGGCCGCCGCATCACGGAGCCGAACGTGACCGGCAGGGTGTTCGTGGGCAGCGGCCTGAGCTTCGGCGGCTACACCGACGGCCGCCACAAGGAGATCATCGACGGCCTGCTCTCCAGCGGCGACGTCGGCCACTTCGACGCCGACGGCCTCCTGTTCATCGACGGCCGCGACGACGAAATGATCGTCTCCGGCGGCGAGAACGTGTTCCCGATCGAGGTGGAGAACCTCCTGGTGGAGCGCGAAGACGTGCTCGAGGCGGCGGTGATCGGGGTCGCGGACCCGGAGTTCGGCCAGCGGCTGAAGGCGTTCGTGGTGCTCGCCGACGGCGCTTCACTGGACGCCGACGAACTTCGCGACTACGTGAAGGCGAACCTGGCGCGGTACAAGGTGCCGCGGGACGTCGAGTTCCTCGACGAGCTGCCGCGCAACGCGACCGGGAAGGTGTTGCGTACCAAGCTTTCCTGA
- a CDS encoding SDR family oxidoreductase, with translation MTLRKNILITGASSGLGEGMARRFAAKGRNLALCARRTERLENLAKELEAAHPGIKVVTRTLDVTDHDRVFAVFEEFRAELGSLDRVIVNAGLGKGQPVGKGRFDANRQTLEVNFVSAAAQIEAAAGIFREQGAGHLAVVSSFSAIRGLPGNLTAYAASKAGISAFVDGTRLELKRKGIAVTDVRPGYIESEMNDRIGKNPLLARAESGAKALAKAIEAEPRRAYVPAWPWVPLSLAMRVVPASILRRFA, from the coding sequence ATGACGCTCCGGAAGAACATCCTGATCACCGGCGCCAGCAGCGGGTTGGGCGAGGGTATGGCCCGCCGGTTCGCGGCGAAGGGGCGCAACCTGGCGCTGTGCGCGCGACGCACCGAGCGCCTCGAGAACCTCGCCAAGGAACTCGAAGCCGCGCACCCCGGGATCAAGGTCGTCACGCGCACCCTCGACGTCACCGACCACGACCGCGTGTTCGCCGTCTTCGAGGAGTTCCGCGCCGAGCTCGGGTCCCTCGACCGGGTGATTGTGAACGCCGGGCTCGGGAAGGGGCAGCCGGTCGGCAAGGGCCGGTTCGACGCCAACCGCCAGACCCTGGAGGTCAACTTCGTCTCGGCCGCCGCGCAGATCGAAGCGGCCGCGGGGATCTTCCGGGAGCAGGGCGCGGGGCACCTCGCGGTCGTCTCGTCGTTCAGCGCCATCCGGGGGCTGCCGGGCAACCTCACCGCGTACGCCGCTTCGAAGGCGGGCATCTCGGCGTTCGTCGACGGCACCCGGCTGGAGCTCAAGCGCAAGGGCATCGCCGTCACCGACGTCCGGCCCGGCTACATCGAGTCGGAGATGAACGACCGGATCGGCAAGAACCCGTTGCTCGCCCGGGCCGAGAGCGGCGCCAAGGCGCTGGCCAAGGCGATCGAGGCCGAGCCGCGGCGCGCCTACGTCCCCGCGTGGCCCTGGGTGCCGCTGAGCCTCGCGATGCGCGTGGTGCCGGCCTCGATCCTGCGGAGGTTCGCGTGA
- a CDS encoding phosphotransferase family protein — protein sequence MTTVEVREEDAFDAAAVHAWLTTKLEGLGDEPPRVRQFPGGASNLTYLLTYPDRELILRRPPAGHKAASAHDMRREYRVQHALAPVFPYVPRMLAFGDDESVLGGDFYVMEKLDGLILRGDLPAGLELSADRARALSGKVVDRLVDLHAVDVEKAGLADLGKGAGYVERQIRGWSDRYTAARTDNVGDFAEVRSWLAENQPAEVKICLIHNDYRLDNLVLDGPSTLNITGVLDWEMATLGDPLMELGSMLAYWVQADDDDVMKASRRQPTHVPGMFTREEFVSRYAERTGLAIGDWRFYEVYGLFRLAAVLQQLYRRYREGATRNPAFKDFWQFVGYLDWRCREIIAKGSV from the coding sequence GTGACCACCGTCGAGGTGCGTGAGGAGGACGCCTTCGACGCGGCCGCGGTCCACGCCTGGCTGACGACGAAGCTCGAGGGCCTCGGCGACGAGCCGCCGCGCGTCCGGCAGTTCCCCGGCGGCGCGTCGAACCTGACGTACCTGCTGACCTACCCGGACCGCGAGCTGATCCTGCGCCGCCCGCCGGCCGGGCACAAGGCCGCGTCGGCGCACGACATGCGGCGCGAGTACCGCGTGCAGCACGCGCTCGCGCCGGTGTTCCCGTACGTGCCGCGGATGCTGGCCTTCGGCGACGACGAGAGCGTGCTCGGCGGCGACTTCTACGTCATGGAGAAGCTCGACGGCCTGATCCTGCGCGGCGACCTGCCCGCCGGTCTGGAGCTGAGCGCGGACCGGGCGCGGGCGCTGTCGGGCAAGGTCGTGGACCGGCTGGTCGACCTGCACGCCGTCGACGTCGAGAAGGCCGGGCTGGCCGACCTCGGCAAGGGCGCGGGCTACGTCGAGCGCCAGATCCGCGGCTGGTCGGACCGGTACACGGCGGCCCGCACGGACAACGTCGGCGACTTCGCCGAGGTGCGCTCGTGGCTGGCGGAGAACCAGCCCGCCGAGGTGAAGATCTGCTTGATCCACAACGACTACCGGCTCGACAACCTGGTGCTGGACGGCCCGTCGACGCTGAACATCACCGGCGTGCTCGACTGGGAGATGGCCACCCTCGGCGACCCGCTGATGGAGCTGGGCAGCATGCTGGCCTACTGGGTGCAGGCCGATGACGACGACGTGATGAAGGCGAGCCGCCGCCAGCCGACGCACGTGCCCGGCATGTTCACGCGCGAGGAGTTCGTGTCGCGGTACGCCGAGCGGACCGGGCTCGCGATCGGCGACTGGCGGTTCTACGAGGTCTACGGCCTGTTCCGGCTCGCGGCGGTGCTGCAGCAGCTGTACCGGCGGTACCGGGAGGGCGCCACGCGCAACCCGGCGTTCAAGGACTTCTGGCAGTTCGTCGGCTACCTGGACTGGCGCTGCCGGGAAATCATCGCGAAGGGAAGCGTGTAG
- a CDS encoding histidine phosphatase family protein, whose translation MGAIYLVRHGQASFGAADYDALSPRGFEQSTVVGAELLRRNVSFSQVRSGSLARQRDTAATALKVLGSDVPVVEDPRWNEYDHVDIARHHAGGAPQEDSHAYQGVLDAALTAWTTAGTGGPCAETWPAFAARCRDALADLVASLGKGEHALVFTSGGVIATVCGLLMGTPEAGLLKLNRVTVNGGITKLVSGRGGVTLLSFNEHPHFEADAASLLTYR comes from the coding sequence GTGGGCGCGATCTACCTGGTCCGGCACGGGCAGGCGTCGTTCGGCGCGGCCGACTACGACGCCCTGTCGCCGCGCGGCTTCGAGCAGTCCACTGTGGTCGGTGCGGAACTGCTGCGCCGCAACGTCTCCTTCAGTCAGGTCCGGTCGGGTTCGCTGGCGCGGCAGCGGGACACCGCGGCGACTGCGCTCAAGGTGCTGGGCAGCGACGTCCCGGTGGTCGAAGACCCGCGCTGGAACGAGTACGACCACGTCGACATCGCCCGCCACCACGCGGGCGGTGCGCCGCAGGAGGATTCCCATGCGTACCAAGGGGTACTCGACGCGGCGCTGACCGCGTGGACGACGGCGGGCACCGGCGGGCCGTGCGCCGAGACGTGGCCGGCGTTCGCCGCCCGCTGCCGCGACGCGCTCGCGGATCTGGTGGCCTCGCTGGGCAAGGGGGAGCACGCGCTGGTGTTCACCTCCGGCGGCGTCATCGCCACGGTCTGCGGCCTGCTGATGGGCACCCCCGAAGCCGGTCTGCTGAAGCTCAACCGCGTCACGGTCAACGGCGGCATCACGAAGCTGGTCTCCGGCCGCGGCGGCGTCACCTTGTTGTCCTTCAACGAACACCCGCACTTCGAGGCCGACGCGGCTTCGTTGCTCACCTACCGGTAG
- a CDS encoding SMP-30/gluconolactonase/LRE family protein, translating to MRFGEVTIHPVNGHGPEDVVVDGEGRIYTGVDDGRILRLSPDGRRIDVVADTGGRPLGLELYGEDELLICDARAGLLVVPLAGGTPSVLATSALGLDFVFCNNAAVGSDGTVYFTDSSRRFGIDNWRDDLIEQTAGGRLLRRSPDGSIDLLLDGLQFANGVALAPDESFVAVAETGACRVSRVSLSDGRVDVLVDGLRGFPDNISTGTDGLIWITQASPKVAALDVVRKLPAFLRAGVRRLPTSLQPSPGREVGVLGVSADGKVVRELRGEIDGFHMLVGVREWQGQLYFGSLEENAIAVTTALG from the coding sequence ATGCGGTTCGGCGAAGTCACGATCCACCCGGTGAACGGCCACGGCCCGGAAGACGTCGTGGTCGACGGCGAAGGCCGGATCTACACGGGCGTCGACGACGGCCGCATCCTGCGCCTGTCCCCGGACGGCCGCCGCATCGACGTCGTGGCCGACACCGGCGGCCGCCCTCTCGGCCTGGAGCTCTACGGCGAGGACGAGCTCCTGATCTGCGACGCGCGCGCCGGGCTGCTGGTGGTCCCGCTGGCCGGCGGGACGCCGTCGGTGCTGGCGACGTCGGCGCTGGGGCTGGACTTCGTGTTCTGCAACAACGCGGCGGTGGGTTCGGACGGGACGGTGTACTTCACGGACTCCTCCCGTCGCTTCGGCATCGACAACTGGCGCGACGACCTGATCGAGCAGACCGCGGGCGGCCGTCTCCTGCGGCGTTCCCCGGACGGCTCGATCGACCTGCTGCTCGACGGCCTCCAGTTCGCGAACGGCGTGGCGTTGGCCCCGGACGAGTCGTTCGTGGCGGTGGCGGAAACGGGCGCGTGCCGGGTGTCTCGGGTGTCCCTTTCGGACGGTCGCGTCGACGTCCTGGTCGATGGTTTGCGGGGCTTCCCGGACAACATCTCGACGGGTACGGATGGCCTGATCTGGATCACGCAGGCGTCGCCGAAGGTGGCGGCGCTGGACGTGGTGCGCAAGCTCCCGGCGTTCCTGCGCGCGGGTGTCCGCCGGCTGCCGACGTCGCTGCAGCCCAGCCCCGGCCGCGAGGTGGGCGTACTGGGCGTGTCGGCCGACGGCAAGGTGGTCCGCGAACTGCGCGGCGAGATCGACGGCTTCCACATGCTGGTGGGCGTCCGCGAGTGGCAGGGGCAGCTGTACTTCGGGTCGCTGGAGGAGAACGCGATCGCGGTGACCACCGCGCTCGGGTGA